The segment AGGCTAGGTATCCGTTTTCTGCGTGGGCCTGCAGGGTCACTTCGCCGCCAGCGATTCTGACCAGCAGCTGGGCAACCGCGCCACTCGGAGTGGAGGCCGAATATTGAATCGCTTCGTATTCAGTATCGTAGCGAAATTGTAGCGCTGCGAGTGCCACGGCCGGAATGGAGCATGCCAAGACGAGAATCATTCTGAAACACACATTCATGTGCAGAATGCTTCCCATTAGCCGAGATTCACTAAGTGGGATTGACTTTCGCTAGTCAGGTGACCGATACAGTGCGTTGGGACATCATGCTGCTTACATAAGGCTGTCAGTTCATCCTCGGCAGCAGGAGATACAGCAATAAGTAGGCCACCACTAGTCTGTGGGTCACAAATAATCGCCTTGTGTGCATCATCCAATTGAGACAGATGCTCACCGTAACTCTCATAGTTCCTTTGGGTACCACCAGGGACACAGGCCATGGCGAGGTATTTTCGTGTTTGTGGCAACAATGGCAAAGCAGACACTTGAATTACAGCGCTTAATTTAGCGCCTTGGCACATCTCGATTAAATGGCCCGCAAGCCCAAAACCTGTGACGTCGGTCATTGCGTTAACGCCTGATAATGCGGCTATACACGGCCCCAATAAGTTAAGCTGGCACATCACTTCTACAGCGATATTGGCATCATTCGGCTCAAGTTTTTTCTGTTTTTGAGCAGTCGTGAGGATACCGATACCTAGTGGTTTAGTAAGATATAACTTGTCTCCTGAATGAGCAGTGTCGTTTCGCTTTAATTCATTTAGCGGGACCTTCCCTGAAACTGCTAATCCGAAAATAGGTTCCAGGGAATCGATACTGTGGCCTCCAGCAAGCACTATGCCTGCATCCGCACAAGTTCGACGTCCACCATCAACAACTTGCTGTGCAACTTCAGCCGGCAGAATACTTACGGGCCAACCTAATATTGCGATTGCCATCATGGGGGTGCCACCCATTGCATAGATATCGCTGATCGCGTTGGCTGCAGCAATACGACCAAACGTAAAAGGATCATCAACGATTGGCATGAAGAAATCAGTTGTGCTGATGATGGCAGTTGTATCGTTCAGTTTATAAACGGCTGCATCATCAAGGGTGTGGTTGCCAACCAGCAAATCAGGGTCTTCAAAGACAGGAAGTCGAGAAGCAAGAATGGTACTGAGTATTCGTGGAGAGATCTTGCAGCCGCACCCCGCACCATGACTGTATTCGGTAAGTTTGATATTGGACTGGGACATTAGGGGCTAGAGGTTGCGTCTAGCTCAAGAGTAGCGAACGCCGCGGTGGGGTGGTTGATAAAAGGAGGGAATAATATGATCGACACGGGGCAAGCCTTGCTCGGTGAGCTTGAGTTCCTCATCATCCCAGACGACCCAGCCCACCTCGGCAAGCTGTTCCAAGGGCACGCAAAATTGCTCCAGGACATCGACATCGAACTTGTCCAGGAAGTAGCCGCGTCGCAACCTGCCCAGCTTGAGCTGCAGCACAAACTCGCGCACTAACCGCTCGCCGGCGTCAAGCCTGTAGGCACGCAAGAGTGGCAGCTGGCCGGCCTGCACGAGGTCGGAGTATTGACTCAAGGTAGTAGCGTTCTGATGATGTAGCCCCTGGATGTAACTGAACGATGAAGCCCCGATCCCGAGCAGATCGGCACCGTGATACTGCTCGCGCTGGTAAACAA is part of the Vicinamibacterales bacterium genome and harbors:
- the selD gene encoding selenide, water dikinase SelD, giving the protein MSQSNIKLTEYSHGAGCGCKISPRILSTILASRLPVFEDPDLLVGNHTLDDAAVYKLNDTTAIISTTDFFMPIVDDPFTFGRIAAANAISDIYAMGGTPMMAIAILGWPVSILPAEVAQQVVDGGRRTCADAGIVLAGGHSIDSLEPIFGLAVSGKVPLNELKRNDTAHSGDKLYLTKPLGIGILTTAQKQKKLEPNDANIAVEVMCQLNLLGPCIAALSGVNAMTDVTGFGLAGHLIEMCQGAKLSAVIQVSALPLLPQTRKYLAMACVPGGTQRNYESYGEHLSQLDDAHKAIICDPQTSGGLLIAVSPAAEDELTALCKQHDVPTHCIGHLTSESQSHLVNLG